A region of the Primulina eburnea isolate SZY01 chromosome 7, ASM2296580v1, whole genome shotgun sequence genome:
TTGAGAGCGGAGAGGCTCCTTCTTCCAGAAATAAGGCGGCATTAAAAAGATATAGGCGACGGCTTCGCGTCGCTGATAACGCTGGAGTCTTTTCTGATGACGGTGTTTATCTTCTTATGCTGCTTAAGGAGAGGAGAGCTCTGAGAAAAGTAGCCATCTCAGAGGAGTTCTCACGTATTGCCGTAGGAGGGATGACTGGATGGTTAGCCCTTTGGAGGTTGTACGTAGATAAGGAGATTATGAGTGTTCGCCTCCGCCTTTGTTGATGTACTAATCTCTCCTTGCTAATGATAtactattttattttacttacaGATGCTTGTCTTGTTCTTTTGTTTTCTGCAAACTTGACCTGAACATTCacaataaataaacacatcATGATAAGTCAATCAAACCAAGCATATTGCGAAAATGGGAgaacttagcctcgggtaatggttttgtaaaaatatcagctgtttgttgatcagtatgaACATATTCAAGCCGTATTTCTTTTTTCATCACATGGTCTCGAATGAAGTGGTGTCGGATATCGATATGTTTTGTCCGAGAGTGCATGACAGGGTTGTATGTTATAGCTATTGCACTTGTGTTGTCGCAAAATATAAGAGATTCAGCCGCTTGGATTCCACAGTCTTTTAGctgttgctgaatccataaCATTTgagcacaacagcttccagctgCTAAATATTCTGCTTCAGCGGTTGATGTAGCGATAgacgtttgcttcttgctggcCCATGAAATAAGTCTTTCCCCTAAAAATTGGCATGAACcgcttgtgctttttcgatcaattttgcatcctgcataatctgcatctgagtaacCTACAAGGTTAAAACTTGAATCTTTGGGATACCAAAGACCCACATTTGCGGttcctttcaaatatttgagtATGCGTTTAGAGGCAATAAAATGAGATTGCATGGGATTAGCTTGAAACCGTGCACATAGGCATACATCAAACATAATGTCTGGTCGACTTGCGGTTAGATATAGTAGAGACCCAATTAGTCCTCTGTACATTTTTGTATCCACCGAAATTCCCCCTTCGTCTTTATCCAATTTGATTGATGCACTCATTGGAGTGCTGGCCAGAGAGCAATTTTCCATGCCGAATTTCTTTAACATATCTCGAGTATATTTGGCTTGATTAATGAAGATACCATTTTTAGACTGCTTGACTTGCAGTCCTAAAAAATAGTTTAATtcgcccatcatactcatttcaaattgttcCTGCATCATCTTTGAAAATCTTTCACACAGCTTAGTATTAGTtgatccaaaaataatatcatctacatatatctgaacaaaaattaaatgatcattcttggagaatgTAAATAAGGTTTTATCGATTGTACCAATAGAAAATCCATGATCGAGCAGAAATTTGGTTAGTGTATCATACCATGCTCTTGGGGCTTGTTTTAGTCCATATAAAGCTTTATCCAATTTGTAAACATAATCACGAAATATGTGGTTAACAAAACCGGGTGGTTGTTCTACATAAACTTCCTCATTTAACATACCATTCAGAAAGGcagatttaacatccatttgatatactttgaagtttttAAATGCTGCAAACGCTAGAAATATTCTAATGGCTTCTAATCTAGCAACCGAGGCAAAagattcatcaaagtctattccttccTCCTGTCTATATCCTTGAGCCACTAGACGAGCCTTATTTCTTATGATTAAACCACTTTCATTCATTTTGTTTCTATAAACCCATCTAGTTCCAATTATATTAGCATCATTAGGTCGAGATACTAAGTGCCATACTTTGTTTCTTTCAAACTGattaagttcttcttgcattgcCTCTATCCGGTTTGTATCTAGAAGAGCATCATCAATTTTCTTAGGTTCAATTTGAGAAACGAAATCAGCCTGCAaaaattcacttatcatttgatttctagttctaAGAGGAGCAGTAGGGTTACCAATGACCAGCTCGAGTGGGTGATCCTTTTTCCACCGGAGACATGGTCCATATTGATCTTCCTCGGTTGGTTGAATGATGTCATTTTATTGTTCTGTTGCCTCTTCTGCCAGTGGTGTGTTTTGCGGTTGATAGTTGTTCTCTGGATCATTCGTTTGTTGACAGTTTTCTTGACCGGTTGGATTTTCTTTAGAAATTGTTTCACCTGTTCTTCGTATGTAGCCAAAGATGCGAAAATACCCCACTTCTGGCACTTTGCCGGTCCATATTTCATATGTAgtcttttcatgatttttattaatcatagatCGATTCTGAGTAAAACAAGCTGTGTTAATGGCTTCAGCCCAAAATCTTTGCGAGATACCGAATTCAGCCAGCatggttctagctgcttctttcagtgtgcggtttcttctttctgctactccattttgttgaggcgaTCTTGCAGCTGATAGCTCGTGTTTAATCCCATGATCTTCAAGGTAGGATGCtagatatttgttcaaaaaTTCAGTTCCTCTATCACTTCTGATTCTGTTGATGTTTTCCCTTTTCTCATTGTGAAGTCTCTTGAGCAGCTTGATTAGATGATCGGCAGTTTAATCTTTGGAGCCAAGGAATAGTACCCATGTAAATCTATAATAGTCATCAATAACGACCAGAGTGTATTtctttccccctaagctcatcaccGGGATTGGTCCAAAAAGATCCATGTGAAGAAGGTCTAGACATTTAGTTAAAGAGTTTCTTCCTTTGCTTTTGAAAGTTGATCGAACCTGTtttccaagctgacaagcattgCATACTTTATCTTTGGCAAAATCAACGTTAGGCAGTCCAGATACTAGCTTAAGCTTACTAATGGTagcaatggatttgaaatttagatgatttaCCCTTTTATGCCATAGccaatttttatttccatttaaAGCAACGAAACAGGTAGATGCATTTAAATTTTGATCATTCCATTCTACTCTATAGGTATTTTGACTTCGATAACCAGTCAACACAGTAGAACCTGCATTAGTTTTAACCATGCATTTTTCTTTATGAAATTCAACCGTGTATCCATTgtcacaaagttgacttataCTGATCAGATTGTAACATAAGTTTTCTACTAGAAGAACATCTTTGATGATGATTTTGCCATgagtaatcttacccttacccatagcTTTACCTTTAGAGTTGTCACCGAAGGTGATTGTTGGTCCTTTGAGGTCTACAACTTCTGACAAGAGATCTTTATTTCCTGTCATATGtcttgagcatccactgtctaAGAACCATGATGACTTTTCTATGTTTTTCTTCTTTAGTTCCTGAAAATGAAAGATTGGTACCCctttttatttgggtccaggGTTAATTAGGCCCTTAGGAATCCACACTTGAATTATCCTTGCGGATTTTTTGTGATGTGTTCCAGGGTAATCATGATCGAAAGCATACTCTGGTGATGAATGCAGTATATGTTGTTTGGGTCTTTGATTATCATCATTCAATCTATACCTCTTTTGAACTGGTCGACAATTGTAGTAATTGTTAGGTCTGATTCTTGAATGATATCTGGTTGACCCTTCGTATCCGGTTGGATTTGGCCTGGGTTTGCGCCAATATTGTTTGGATTTATCACTCTGAACATAACCCAAACCACATCGCCTCCCATTATTCTCAAGatttatattttgaatgccttgaactttaggctcatcatgttcatataccgagctagatctgacaaatttaattgatcTTAAACTGTCTTTTTCTAGCAACGGTTGAGTTGAAGCTTCTGAGGTATTGCAATCATTTATGCCGTAACCTAGCCCAGTTCTATCTCCGGCTGGTTTCTACATTTCATGTATCTTATCAAGAGAAGCAGAGGACTTGTTCCACATGTTGATGGTACTTAATaaccgtttgttttcttttaatgTAGCATGGAACACTCTTCGTAAATCATCATTCTCAGCTGCTATCAGACTTAGCTTGACTTTCAAACTTTCAACCTCTTTGTGCTGCGAACAGCTGGAGAgagttaatttgtttttcaagtCTTCCTTTTCTGCATCAGCTTCATTGAATTTCATATATAGTCCTTtgaactcatttaccatgtcgtgAAGTGCTGTAACAAGATCTTCTCGTGTAAATTCtttagaattaaaatcaaataccatttCATCAGTGGCTTCTTGATCTTCCTTGGCCATAAGACATTCGACTCTTTCGTCTCCACTTTCACTCGAAGATTCTTCAGAAGAAGACTTTTCTGACTCTGTTTCAGCCCATTtgcctttgtcttcttctgcaACTAAAACTTTCTGATTCtttttcttgatgaatttcttgTCGTTTTTGAATCGTCTTCTATTCTCCTGTTTCttttcatccttctttggcttattgcattctgcaataaaatgtcccttctttccacagttaaaacaaCCTTGATCATCCTCAGTATGGTCCTTTTGAAAATAAGGTTTATTCATTTGAGATTGATTTTTGCGCATAAATTTaccaatttttttaacaaacaGAGACATGCCTTCATTGCTTAGTTGCTCAGCCGATTTCTTACTTGTGGACTCTTCGACCGGAAGAGTCACTGTAGCCGCTGCCAAGGCCTTTGTTTGTTGGGTTGTGGACGGCTCTTCTTCGGTTCGTATCCCGAGCTCAAATTCATATGCTTTaagatcagcaaatagatcatggagTTCCAGTTTGTTTAGATCTTTGGATTCTCGCATGGCTATAGTTTTCACATCCTATTCTCTGGGAAGAGCTCTCATGACCTTTAAAGCAATTTCTCTGTTGGAGTACTCTTTTCCAAGTGAGGTGAGTTGGATGATAATGCTGCTGCATCGCTCATCAAATTCTGCAAGAGTTTCTCCTGGCTTTATCTTTGCATTGTCGAATTTTTGAATAGCCACtgtcagtttgttttctttgatctgatcatttccttcgcacAATTGAGTGAGTTTTTCACATATTTCTTTTGCAGTGGTGCAGGTCTTGATTTTGGCGAACATGTTCTTATCCAGAGTCTTATAGAGAatatcttttgcaacgttgtctaaGTTTGCTTTCTTTTTATCTTCAGCGGTCATTCAGATCTGTGCTTCTCTATCATTTGAGGAGCACCTTCAGTTACaccaacagctgtgtttgctttcattaTCTTCATTGGTCCATCAGTAATTACAAACCACATATCGTCATCATGTGCTGCTAGATGTGCCTGCATGcgaattttccaatcatcatagtCTTCTTTGGAGAacatagggattttattgaaagattcCATATGATTCAAGAGATATCAATGTTTGAGAAGatcctgctctgataccaattgttaggatcgagaaagagttaagagggggggtgaatgaactctttcacattttcttatttaaaatgtattttcaacCGTTTTTAGGCGGTTCGAAAAACTCCTTTCTCAAACGGTCGAAAGAGGTGGACCACTAAAGTGTGCGGAAGACGGTTCACTTCCTTTTGACAGATATTTCTTAAAGATTTGACAATCTAAACAACAAGGATATGAATAACAGATAGCAGTTTGCACAAGATAAGAGACACagtatttttatggatgttcggagattgaatactcctacgtcacccattcTTCCTTTggtaggaaggattccactaaaagactttgactttacaaatcgtttgtaacagcccaatccaatcaggacttattccattgcctgttttggaactcctagtgatcactttacacttctggattttTAAGAACCCTTAGTTCACCAgacttccaaactttaatcaaaTAACCACAGGTTATTGATAGAACAGTAGATTGTTTTGGTAGcacgaaaagatccttaaatgataaaatatgtgTCTGTGGAGCTGCGTGCAAAAGAGCGATAATGGAAAATGTAGACTGTGAAAGCGCTCAAAGATCTCTATGAAGGCAAGCTGAGAAACTTTTTCAATCGATGTTAGAGTTGTGTAGCTTGCTTGTGAATAACTTGCATTCCTCCCAGAAGATATAGCTAAAAGATCTAACGGTCAGAAAGTACTGTTAACGTAAACATGAGCTCCTGAAACAGATAAGTCGCTTTCATatttatgagcaataaatgtCCGCATTTAGTCTTCCTTTTTCTTATCATAAATTTGAGGCTCTTTACTTGAGGTTTTCTTCTTTAGGCGACTGTGCATATATCATCAGATCATGAAAACTGTCTCTGAACTTCCTTTCTGGGAAGGAGAGATAAATGCACATCTTCCTTGGAATCGATGTGAGATTGTTGACTTCAAGGTTTTGAATGCATACaaccggtcagagaatgtcgTTTAGCAATAAGTAAGTCTCTTAAATGAATCGGCTGAAATCTAAAGAATAAGCGGTTGAAAATCAGCGGTTGAGAATTTCCAACCGCGGTTGATTTCTAatttgtcatacaccaaaattcctgaaatttcatttcttaacaaACTAAAGTTGGAAAAACGTGCAAATTGTTGGACTAAAACCGTGAATTGATCGACGATATAACAAAAAATGGAACACACACAAGTAACATGGCCAAAAATTGATTTTTCCCACATTATCGACCAAGATTAGCTAAAAATACACAAGTTTGTTttgtttaatttcttttaaaattaaCACCTATCAACTAATACTGATGCATTTTGTAGAATAAGTATTTTGAATATTCATTTGCATGTTTTTATTTATAACTGGGTTTGGAAAAGAatcgattttaaaaaaattatatttcaaaatatGTTTTATAAGTTCAAATTTGAGCTGGTTTTTGATTATACGCAATTGGCGGCCAAACGAGAATATATAGGCTAATTCCTAGGAATATATGGTGCAAAATTTCTAGGAAAAAGAAGGCATTCctttgaaatcaataaatattcCTGACATGAGAGAGCGACCGAATCGTAAAGTTTGATTTGTtgtataatttaaattattaattacacTGTTACCACAAGTTATAATTTTGGATAAAATAACAAACAATTTCTATGTTATAATTGATATCTATGCTATAATTGACTCGATTATGATGAATGACAATGAACACAATCATTGTGGAAGGATTATTGGAAAACAATAATTATCTTCACTAAAAACGAGCAAATTGTGGTGTTTAAACTGTtgtacaatttaaaatatttgacttGCATTTTTACCATATGAATCAACTATGACAATGAACACGATTATGAAGAGATTGTTGGAAAACAATAACCAGCCTTACTAAAAAACGATCCAAATGAGTTGATTAAGTTGATatacaatttaaaaaatttgactcGCACGATTATCATCAATATAAAAAGAGTAAATACATGAACATAATGTGATCAGATGTTTGGGTTAGAtactaaataatttgaaatttgaaaataggaAAAAGAAAATTTGGTTCAAAATCGTTCATATTATTACAACGTTTATACTATGGTTAACTAAAATTACCGAAAATGCATGGAATTGTGGACTTTTATTGATAATATGTGCGCCGACAAACTTTGAAAAGTTCCAGAATATTTGATTattcaaacatttttataagGCCTATCATAATTCAGACAAGGACTTGGTATTTATTTGACTAATGATATAAAATGCTAACCGATAACATGATGCATTATTCATAAATTATGAGATATACtttaaaattaacattaattaaattattcataataaataaaaaaaatgtaatattttttaggTGGTAATTTCcagcaaaataaaatataaattttttttatatatatgtgaaatttcctccatttttttaaaaaattacccCGTTATCAAAAAACATAGCAAAATTATTAGATCAATTAAGTTTCGGTGAATTAATAAGACtgttgatttaaaaaaaaatatatataaagctTAACCGAACTgaattcataaaataatatgAACAATCATGAGTAATTCATTTCGCGAGCAAAATTGATGGAAGATAACCTCAGGCACGTCATCGGACATTCTCTGAAGATCTCCGGatcactaaaaatatttttttctaaaaaaattacctcgttataaaaaaaaacataacacAACCTATTGCATACTACGCTTttatcaaatatcaattttctaaatttatatttatataaaatcatTAACCCATTTTCCCCGATTTGCATCTATCGTGGCCTACTCATTTACGGTGATTAGGATGAGGTGCTTATCAATTATAAAATAGTGGTTACTTGTCAAACAAGTGAAATTTGACGTGGGCGGACGTAGGAGGCATGAACTCTCACctcatttatatttatttaatttaatatatttattctttttttaaaaaaatttccccaaaataaaaaaaatcctcATATATTCTTacgtcataaaaaaatatttgtccATATTTTGAgcaacattttaaataatatcgTATATTTAGATCTGTAAACAGTTAatcaattttattatatatttttttaagaaaaattaacatttaatacATTTGacttataattaaataaaaacaacgtttttttttaaagttgttTTTCTATACTATCTATACTATTCTATTAAATTTAAGACGCTTAAAGTAACTAATTTAAGATACGATTTCAAATTTTCGTTCTGATTTCTGATGATTTTGGTTTCGATTTGGTAATATTTTGAAACTATTCGaattgaaaattattattttaaaatttccgaGTTTGTTAATTgattcgaatttttttttttaaattgtttaaGAAGCATGCACAAGCATAACCACTTAGGTTTTGATGAAATCCGAATATTCTTGAATGCCATTAATATATTTACTTTTCACATGTATGACCCTCTCTTCGTCGTATAATATTTTGTATGAATCATTAAAATATCAACAAATTttgtattaatatatataagacCGGACAATTGTACGTGGATTTACCTTAAAATATACTTGGTCATAATTCCAAATATTAAGTCAACGTTCGGTGCTAAAATAAGACTCCATCTTTGTTTCATAACTTCATTTATCATTTGGTTCGAGTTTACAATAATTTGAAGATCAGATCTCTTATAAGATGGTTTtacaaatctttatctatgaggtTGATCGATCCTACCGATAtccataataaaaagtaatactcttaggcatagtttggtacacatgatagaataaacatgtgatatataatataaagataagttaaggataaataagatgtaagatatcatatttaatgtttggtatgattttaataagagtgattaaatttatatattagattgtaatgacaaaattaaccttatcatagtaaactttataatttcaaagttgttgcttgacttcatattttttatttgttcatgCGTCCATAGTGCTTGCATGGTTTATTTATTGTtacttaattttatatattatataatatgataattgagccttTGATTTTGtaagtcaagtcaaatatcaatttttaaggttaatcgggtgatactaataattttattgagatttataaaaatcaatttatataattatcatttatataatatataaaaataaataaaaaatatttatttgattttaatttctacctaatagcatagatttataaaaatcatttataaattgagggtaattaagtcatttgtagtgtattttatccttaaattaaaactatcacacctaatagaagggatattttatccttcaaaaaaattatttatcaagggcccatgatattatcatgagttttttaaaaatgtaccaaacataggataaggaagattatttatcaatccctcccttatcctatgtaccaaactatgccttagtataaaaaataataacttttcatggattacccaaataagagatctgtctcacaaaatacgatctgtgagaccagtctcacacaagtttgtgcctttgaattaaaataattatgcctttaataattattatcaCCAAACTATAAATAATTTTGTCtacattatttaaatattatatataacagCACAAACTTCCATTCACCTCTCGGTAGGAATAATTAGTACTCTCGATAATTGTCACTTTCTGAAAGGTATGATGGAATTTTCAACAAATAGGACTTTCAAAAAAAAGTGTAAGGATTTGAAAGATTTGAAATAATGCTAATTGGACTAAGATTTGTTCAGCGACCAGAATGTTGCACCTTAATTGACTATCGAAGTCTGTAATTAGATTtctgatgaaaaaaaaaaatcaaatcgaATTTAGGGATAatcttttattttgaataatgtCTTTGGAATGCCTCTGCTCATAAGAAATCATCGCTAGAGCAATGTAAGTTGCAATACAATTTATGTTACTCACACTCCATTTAGTTTATAGAATTTATTCACAAAATGGACTATAAACATAAGTAACAtcgaattatataaaaaaaaaatgtcaggatctgaaattatttgattggacatcatgatgatgatgatggctATAATTCGAAGATGGAATTTtcaataatttgaaatatttttatttgaaaaagatTCAATTCCTTGGAAGTAATTGAGCAAAATTCAGTCATATCTAAGAGGACAGAGTAAATGACATTATTTCGTAGATGTATAATCGATTTTTCCTATATTATACCTAATGAGCGTAACTAGGTAGGAATATATGATTTTCCTATATtatatgttagagtagatgtccaaCGAGCCAACTTGTGAGTTGAGTTTTATCGACTCTTATACAAAAATAatcttattttaataatattttacaattttatacAATTATAACATTTATTTATCAGTATACCTATGCAAACTGTATATATAAAGTCTTTGAGTATACTATATCTACTAAGGGGTATGACTTATCAAAGTAAGATCATTAAACTTATCAGAAAGTGTAtcatatattctaaacatgttttTAGTCGATTCATCCACCTTAAATAAGGATAaagtcgcttgagcttgagactgaTGTAAACACTATATTTCATTGGTAATTGCATGAATATGTACATTCATACAGATGAGTGGTCATTTGATAATACCTTGAACAACCATATCTCGAACTGTCCAAGTGATCATTTGATCGTGGACTTGATTTAATGATCAAAGAAAGATAAAGATCCGTTCGTAGAGAAGTACAAAAAAGACTGCTATCTCCCTTAAAAATCGGAATAGTTGGAGTCGACGTTAATATACAAAGATAATAAGATACTATATAAATGTTCTAAAATACGAAGGACGTACATGTTAACGATAGAGTGACTATAGAATTGAGGGACATACGATTTCACCCCAAACAGATAATGAGATTGATACCAAGTTATCTAGATGAAAAGAAGAGACAATGGAAATCCATTAGGAAAACATACTTCTCGTGGAAAGGTGAATTTCCATTATTTGACGAGATAAATGGACTCCTTCGAGGATAATATCGAAGATGGACATTCATAATCCTTCCTACACGATCCTCCAACATATTAAGTCGATCGATCAACAATTGAAAAAATAAGTGTCTAGgagaaaacttattttcattAAACGTTTTCCACAAACTAATCCACTAAGAGATGTCGGAGAAATGTGGGACGCATTGCGTATCTTTGGGTAATAAGATATGACGGTTTAGTAAAACACAAAATTTACAGATCAAtttcgtgagacggatatcttatttaggtcattcatgaaaaaatattgctttttatgctaagaatattactttttattgtgaatatcgatagagttgacccgtctcacagataaatattcgtgagaccgtatcacaaaaTACCTATTCTTAGTGAAAAATATGgtcgataattttttttaacaattttacTTCAAAATGTTATATTTGGAATGCACTGGTGCACTTGTAGATATTGGTTGATAAATATACTATGATGATTAATTTCATTACAAATTATGT
Encoded here:
- the LOC140835689 gene encoding uncharacterized protein — its product is MTAEDKKKANLDNVAKDILYKTLDKNMFAKIKTCTTAKEICEKLTQLCEGNDQIKENKLTVAIQKFDNAKIKPGETLAEFDERCSSIIIQLTSLGKEYSNREIALKVMRALPRE